TAATGCCATCTAAGGGATATTACCTTCGATTCAGCAAGTAGTTCAAATTGTCGTCCAAAACACCATGTAAGAACACAAATGAAAATAGATGAATCCACATTTGTGGAAATCTATTACTAATTTCTCTTTCCACTTCCACATGTGGCTGCAAAGGACAAAACAGAAATTAGCAgatatatttaattaataagGAGATTTTCAAAGGGCAATGAAAATAATGTAAAGTGCATACCACATTGATTGCATTATCAGAACCATGGTCCACTAGTACCCTGTACAGATTGAGAAGTCCCACACAGTTTTCTTCAAATCCCTGTTTTCGCACATTTTTCTTTAAAACATAAAGAAACTTGTCATTTACAGAGAAGCCCTGTACTTTTTCCGGCTAAATTCTTGGATATCTCAGTCACTATCTCCAAGGTTGCCTTCAACAAAATGCACGTAGTTTACAGACCAATCTCCGGAGTTCTGGAGCGCCAAAAAAGTGTCAGTTGGGAAAAAACCTCGCTCTCCAATTGACATCAGTATCGGATGATACTCGAGCATGGGTCTTAAAATAAGACCCATTTACCGTCCCCATCCCTCTCCAAGCCAACTATTTAGGCGCCTACTCATAATTTTACTTTTCGTTAGTTTTCTAACAGTCTAATACACAGTTTGTAGTACCCAAAGTCTCACAATGtcactttatttatttatttatttttatctggGAAAAAAATGTCACTTTAATGTGCTTAGTTTACTCTAAGGAGTTGTTACATTATAACATGCAATTTTCTTTTGAAGAAATCGACTTTTGAAATGTTGCATGGTTGTTTGTTGGGTGAATActtcaatagtttttttttttttttttttttttgagtagagAATACTTCAATAGTTATGTTTTGCTGGAATGAGTTATTTTAATGACTTGGTGTTTTTCAATTGATTATGTATTTTGTCTTGGTTGAACATAATTATTGCAAAATGGACAGACTTTTACCAAAAAATTGGACTAGGAAGACtaataaggaaagaaaaataccTGGAAGCTCCTCCGTCTCAGCGGAATATAACACCGACTTTCCAGAACTTTCTGCTAGGCATGGAGCAGGAGGATCACGAACGCAAAATGTTGGACAGAAAGGGATTACAAGTTGTTTAAGTACGGATGTGCAAAATTATCAAAATACCGCTACTGGGATCTCATATAAGCAGTGGAAAGCAAATCTTGGAGACTCGATATGGATGCAGTGCAATGACAAGAATCCTCTTAGAATAAGACCCATTTGAGGATTCTTGTCATTGCACTGCATCCATATCGAGTCTCCAAGATTTGTTTTCCACTACTTATATGAGATCCCAATAGCGGTATTTTGATAATTTTACACATCCGTACTTAAACAACTTGTAACCCTCTCTATCCAACATTTTTAGCAACTATATGTGAGACTTTGGGTACTACAAACTGTTTATTAGACTGTAAGAAAACTAACGAAAAGCAAAATTATGAGTAACAACATACCTAGTGTTAGCTAGCTCATTACATTACTACCCAGTGTTATCTAAGAAATCAGAAAAGGATCCAATAATCTGATCAAATCACGGCCGAGAAGAATACTATCCAAAATATTCCACTACCGTACCTTTCCAAGTAAAAAATGTTCTCACCCGTATTCGAGGATCAGTCAACCTCAATTTCACAAAAGACACCAAGGATTCGAGCTAGGTTTAGCCGAATTCAAGTAAGGATTAGAAATCGGAGAGATATTTGCTCGATCGTCTCCCGGATCCAGAGTTCGGCGGTGACTAGAGGATTAGAAACGGAAGCTGCAGCCGGAATGAATAGATGAAGACGAAGGGCTgatcatatttatatatatagacacacaaacacacagcCCAATACCTAAACTTCAACCTTCAATTGCACGCAGGTTCAAAAACCCACCTTCCAATCTTCCATGGTGGTTCTTGGAACAACCCACCTTCAACAATCGTACATGTCCTGCTTTTGACTTGTGGCTGTACGTGTAAGTCTCCTTCTAACAAACAATCACCATATCCTTCTCCAACCAGCCTCCTATCTCCGACCAATCCCAACAAACCTCTTCCTCAGGCGAAAATTATCGATCACGTCATTGCCGATTAATTCAATCAGCGGCAGCTGAGAAGGTCCAGCTTTTTGGAGCGGTGAAGCCTCTTGCTACTCCCCAAAGCCAATTGAAAGAGCCCatggaatggaatggaatgaGTTGAGTGTGtcagttttagggttttagcaTCACCTGGTGGCTGACCAGCGGCGGGGAATCCAGAAGCTCGATGGAGCTGAGAGAGGGCCATGGCGTCGTGGCTGTCGACGGCGGAGACGCAGCGGACCTTGTGGAGGAGGCCCATTTGATTGAATTACTGGAAGAAGGAAGTGGGATAATGAACAACCGGCCTGTTCTTGTTCTTAACAAAAATAATTAACGAACCTGTTCTTGTACTTGTCCTCTTATATATAGTTTTATACCAAACACGTGAAAAGAGTAAAACAAATCTAATCTAATCTAAAATGCAATCCAATCATGTATCCTAATCCATTCCTATCCTGGTTGCCTTAACATGgcctaggttttttttttttttttttttgggcctaGGTCCACTCTTCACATTTTCAAAATCTCTTTTGACTTATCGCTGTCTCCTTCTAACCAACAGACTCTTCACATTTCCTTTTCAAAATCTGTTTTGACTTGTGGCTGCCTCCTCCTGATCAACAGCCTCCAGGGAACTAGAAAAGAACTACTATCCTCTGATCAAAAGCTTGAACTACAATCAGTAAAATATTCAAAGACAGCCTGGGGCATATATAAATGGGATCCGGATCCTCTTTTTGGCTATTTATTGGCCTTGGTCATCCTTGACTTTGAATATCAGTTATTGATGAGATATCCAGAGGATAATAAAACGCCACATGAGCAAAATGTGTATTAAATGCAAAAATTTAgtatttcactttttttttctaatgTGAAAATGTCAATCTCATCAAGTATTTTCAGCAAGCAACACAATAATGACTTGCCCAGAGGGCCGTCAGAAGAAGTCATTACATAGAGCACACAACTctatcttcaaaaaaaaaaaaaatagagcacACAACTCTAGAACACCTCTCACACGAGCATACTACTTAGTACACCCCTAGCACAATCACCTTTTTTTAttaagcgaaaaaaaaaaaaaaatcttgtcaATCTTCCccactaaaaaaaaagaaaacaagaagccCATCATCTTTTCGTAAAAAGGATAAGAGCCCAAGCCTAAAATAAAATATGCAAGCTCAAAAATTATATGAGCCCAAAAAAGCCAGCTTTGAGCAACCCTAGCCGCCATATTCTTGGTAAAAGCGCACACAACCCAATTAGAACAAACCTAGCTCGGGCAGCCTCCACCTCGGTCCAACCACCGCTACAGGCCTATAACCTTCGAGGACCAAACCTTGCACCAGATCGCGACCAACCTTGTCCCGGCCAACAACAGCGATGTCAACAGCATCCTTGTTAGAGCCTCCGCAAGGAGAACTCCACGACCAGTCCACTGAGTCATCACCGTTTTTGTCTAAAGGAGAAGCACGATCCAGATCCCATCAGTCCCCATCACCAATAGCAGATTGCCAACCATCTCTAGACGCCTTTGACCAAGGCGCCCCAAGCATCAAAACTTCTCCGATCCTCTCAACTAGAGAATCACTAATCTAGAACCAATCCAACTTCAAAATAGGCTCCCGAACTCCGGCCCTGCACACAGCCAGAAGCAAGAGACCACAGTTTATGAACATGAGGAAACACCGAGCAAGCTTGCTGTCAACCCCGAGGAAAAGACGAGAGAGAGGTGAAAACCTCCGCTCACTCGCAAGTACAAGGCCGCCGCTAACTAGCCGCCACTGAGAAAACCCTCTAGCGAGGGTCAGAGAAGAAAatggtctttctaaatgtacacagcaaatttctatgAAGACCcaataaatttatttgtttataaatatttttaattaaaccaCCTAATTTCCCAAACTGCCCCTTATCTTGTACCCAGCAAAGAAACAAAGGCCACGTTTGGCAGTGAAGTCTTGAGGAATCCATCGGCGGTGGCCAACTACACCCAATTCAACTATATTGTTATATTGTTAAATTGTCAATCAAATTAATCTAATTTATTTCATGCTACGATCAGATTTCTTGGCAATCGAAGAAGCATGAGGTGAGAGTCGGTTTGTTCATTACAGAGTTGATGTAGTGTTTGCTGGCCATGTCCATGCATATGAAAGATCAGTATGCTTTCTTTACCCTTATTTTCCAGTCATCTCAATGTACAATCTTTTTTGGGGTCAAATAATCTATTCATCTTTATAATGAATGAGATTCATGttcctttttcctttccatTCTTTGCAGTATATATAGAATCTCAAATATACACTACAACGTAACAAGTGGTTACCAGTACCCCATACCAGACAAGTCGACTCCTGTCTACATAACTGTTGGAGATGGAGGGAACCAAGAAGGTCTTGCTGGAAGGTAAGCTAGTTATAGTTCTTTAATTACAATTCATGTTTGCTCTAATAAGTAAAGATGAGGCAAACGTCACCATGATTACTTGCTCACTCTCTATGAAGTTCTCGTATAGCACTCTAATTCTTGTCTAATAAGTTTACATGGTTATCATAGGTTTAGAGATCCACAACCAGAATATTCTGCATTCCGAGAAGCGAGCTATGGGCATTCGACACTGGAGATTCATAACCGGACACATGCACTTTACCACTGGAACCGCAATGATGACGGGAATAAAATGGCAACTGACGCATTTGTATTGCATAACCAGTACTGGTGAGTATAGTTATGCATTTTTATTTCTGGTGCAAAAGTAGCATGAAATGCCTGTATTATGTATCCCTACTACACCCAATTCAACTTGATGATTCGGCAATGCACagtttatttgttacacaactTGGGCTATTTATGAAATTTAGGAGCTGATGATTATAACTTACATGAAATACttgagttttgcaaatgcagggGTACAAATCATAGAAGGCGAAAACTGAAGAAGCATTATGCTAGGAAATATATTGATCGAGTTGCAGCTTATTGAAAGCTCAATAAGGAATCAGACACCACCAGTAACAATGACTTGATATAATTTCAACGAGAGGGAGTGCAAAGACTGAGAAATATTAGACTAGATTTTTAAGTGATTTAAAAGAATTTCTTATCGTCTGAACTTTGTATATATTGAATAAATATTatgatcattaattttttaGCTGGGTACAAGAAAAGGTTAGTATGGGAATTTAGGTGGTTTAATTAGAAAtatttataaacaaataaatttgctgggtctacatagaaatttactgggtacatttagaaagacctgAAGAAAATATGTTTTATCTAAAAAATAGTTATTGACTTAATTGAACTCAATTCATCATATACTGATAGTCAAAGTGACGTATGAAGTTTTTAATTCTAAGTTATAGTTTTTCCTTTATTCTGTAGTATTCCACCGTTAACATAACTTAAACTCCGTCGACAATCctctatttctttttctatatttcttttccttttttatttctaatatatatttttcccaTCTTCCGTCCTTTTttatttctaatatatatttttcccaTCTTCCGTCACCTTCGCGTCTGGTAGTTCTCTAATATCCTCTCATCTTTCCTTCACTCTCAAGCTAAAATTCAACGAAGCCCATAATCCTAGTCAAAGCGTTACCGATTCAAACCCCTCCCTCCGTCCTAGGTATGGATAAACCAAGATCAATGGCGGAACTAGagaggtttttatttttttttttttttaaggaaggaCGATGAGCTATATTAAGTGAAACTGAGAAGTATATGAAGCTATGCACAAAACATTGAAAGAAAGCAATAAAACATAACGagatgcacaaacgcatctataataaagaaaaaacaataaagcataACTAGATGCACAATTGCATCGAGAAGGAAAGGTAACCAAGTAACCATGTGACTTGATGCCGACTGGCATCGttgcactgcatatgtcactAGAGCAATGTAAATATGATAGTAACCGTAACTGTAACCAGTGATACGAACACCTAAGGGACGTGATCCACTCACCCGGAGTTTGAAAGTAACCACTACTTGATCCACTCACCTAGGGGACGTGACACATATTCCGAATGGCAAAACTCTTTTACGGCGTTTTTTCAGAAAGCTGTAAAAGACACCCCCCCCCAGCATGCCCCGAAAGACATAAAAGAGTGTCGTTAAACGGTTTTAGActtcttaattttgattttgaaatataAAAGCACGCGGTAAATGATGAAATATGTGCTCCGTAATTGATCTCAAAAGCACGCTGTAAAAGACAAAAATGAGTGCTGTAAAAgggttttagagattttttatttcaattttgaaatagGAAAACACGCCGTAATTGATATCAGAAGCATGCCATGATTGATTAGCAAGTACGCTGTAATTGTGGTCATATGATATATTTACCGCATGTAATATTTGCACTGATTTTTTTTCCTGTAAATTTTGTGATACCATTTCAAAATCTAAATAAATCTACACAATTTATTGAGATAAAAAGAGAGATAACAAACTGCAACTATCACATTACCAACTATAAATGAATATGACAACAACACTAGTACCGTATAAAAACAACTTAATTAAACCAACAGTTTATCAtgctaaaaaataaaacattctaGATTATTAGAGACCATCTTAGATTAGAATTGTATTTGTTAATTGCAAAAGACAAATCTATAGTGATCCATGCTGTGGCCTTTTGAATATCTTCATATTATGTTTGATGCCAACTTTTACctacataacaaaaacaaacacaaagagAGCAATGAAATctaattttcattcaaggaaAACACATGAAGCTAAAGTTCTAATTCAACAATTCATGCATCATAAGCAAATAGAAGCAATTACCTCCAAAATGCCTTATTCACTTTGATGTACTTGAAAGGCCATGCAATCATACTTCCTGTGGACGCATAAAGTTTACTAAACTCGCTTGTTGGGCGATACAAGGCTATGTCATGAAAAACTTCATAGACCGATACTTTCCAACAATCATGGCCAAGAGGAACATGATGCACCTCAACTTGTGGATCTTTTGATATAATATTATAATGCTAGCACTTGCAACAAGTACTTCTTTAGCAAACCAACTTAACAACTGCACTTGTTTCTCCAAATCTGTCTTGTGGACCTTTTTTGGGTTAACTTGTCCAGAAAGTTGTTTCTTTCCATTAAAACTTTGCTGCATTGGGCTGCCATTTTCTGTCTCATTATAAGAACTTCTAACACTTGCATCTTTCTGTTTGCTGTGTGCTATATCACTACCAATATTtgtaacactttttttttttttgggtcgaaACAATATTTGTAACACTTGGATTTTCTATTTCCAATCTCAGTAGCAGATTGTTGTGAACCAGTGTGTTTatttagtgaaaaaaaaaaaaaaaaaaaaaaaaggcagtcAATAGTCTATCATTGTGTACAAACTCACAAGCATATGGTCTGCAGAAGAAAGAATAATAGTCTTTCTGAGTGCTTAAGTCAATACCTCTGCAGATTGCCTGACAAAGTGACAAATGACAGCAAAGAGGAGTCATACTCATACCTTAAATTTTCAAGGCAAATGACCAGAAACCGACCttccaatttcctcccaatagAAGTACCAAGCCCGTGAAGAACAGAATTTAAGTTTATGCAACCTTCATTGTCATACAATTCTAGTGCTCTGACACCATCATAACTCATAAGTCTTGCAGACAATTGCTAGCATACTCTCCAGTCCTAAGTACTCTGAAAAAAAGCCTGCATGCCAAATAACCCAAATGAAAATTAAACCGATGTTCGTTATAGGATTGGGTGGACAAAGTGAAGTATATGAGAGCTAATTTTTTACTCAAACACACTCcagatttcaagtcagttcttgactacttTTACTCTGTTAGCCAATTTCTCTCTTTCCCTCCCTGCCTCCTAATCATAATACTTCCTATTATTGATTTGATTCCTAGTAGGGTTCCTTCAATTATTGTTGATTCTATATATGGTTGATGTTGATGATTCTTGTGGGGATGAGGAGAAATTGGAAAGGAAGGCATAATGTGGCAATCAAATAAAAGAGCAGATAGCCAAAGCAATGGGGTTGTGGTGAATGGGCAATATTGTGTGTTCCTTGAGATAAGGGTTATGATGATTGAGATTGATTAGTTGGTATTTGCCTCAATACAGTTCAGGCACAGCACGTGTACTAGTTCCTCCACTTTATATGAATGCGGCCAAAGATGCAAGCAGTCAAGCACTCATTATTTAAATTCCATGCATGAATTCATTCCCTGCATTAACGCAACAATACATTAACTTTGTCTAACGGTACACCAACTTCAATATACCACTAAATGAGATTGGCCAGTCCACGACTAACTACACATTTATGTATCAATATGTTTATGCATGCACCGCAGGTTTTCAGTATGAATATTACTTGTTTACGAAATTATTGTTAATTTAAGGCTGTGGAAGAAGGTGGGAATGCAGCGACCAGGAGCTCTACGCCAGTAACTTCTTCAGAGATGAATTGAGGCCAGCAGATATGCTTAGATCCATCAATGCCAAGCCTGATAACATCTACTTAATTTGTTGTTAGCAAGTACTTAACTACCTAGCTTGCTTCATTTCACAGCTAGTTACTTCTTTCATGACTTGAATTAATTGGTTGATTGCAAATGAATGCTGAGGTGGTGCATGATGTAGATGTTAAACGACTACCAAAGCGTCCAGCTCCTCCTCGCTTTGGAAGGAAACTAACCGAGCCTCAAAAGGCAAGCATGCTTCGACCTAATTTGTACCATGAATGATATAATATAGTTAAGctagctagtttttttttttttttttccttccttttacgacagtgcggacgtccgctgtTAAGCTAGCTAGCTTGAATCCTTAGACCTTACTTTGGTGCATGTTCCCCCGTCTTTAACACCTTAATGTTCCATGTACAATGATTTTCAGGCCACAACTGCTTATTCAGAGCTTTTTTTACAGGCTTTATGCAATCTTTTCATCTAAGGGAAATGCTTCTAGTAATCCAATTTCATGTTAAGTGCAAGAGTTAAACTGCGTTGGCATTTTAATCAAAACAGCCAAATTACTCATAACAGGCTGAGACTACAAAGGAGTGCAGTTCATCACCAATAAGAACTTgaacaataaaacaaaaaaccatTAAATCTCTAACCTCCGCATACTGACCTGAAATTACAAAATCTAAATATGATCGATCCAGAATATGTCCCAGAAAATAGGTCAAAGCTAATCTGCAAGATCTGGCAAGCCATGAGCAATTAATCCTTGCAAAACACGTGTTCACAAGCATTctacttcttttcttccttGCCCTGGCCCCAACATGGCGGACACTGACCCGCTCAATACCAAGCTTGTCATATCACTCATATGCATTGACTTTTTTCATATCTCCAGTGACCTTCACAAGCTCAGTGACTGACTCGTTTCCCCTGTTGAATTGCCAAGAGAGGACGTTGGAGCGGGGTTGCATTTGCTACCTCCTCTGCTGCAGAATCACCAGCCTGAAACAAAGCTTGTAAATATACTTAGTTATGATGCACTTCACAAACATTCATTATTGAAATAATCCACTTCAACCATTTAAGATTACGTTAAACTTGCGCCTTGGGAAGACAATTAACCAACTTCTGCTTGTACGTCTTCAGGCCAAGAACATTGGCTTGAAACCTCTTGAGAGAATGGTTCTTCCTGCGATGATCAACCGAGATCCCGATCGTTGCTGCAAGTTCCCCTGGAATCAAAGCAAGCCTGATATATGAATAATTTGTCAAAACCATCACAAAAGATAGTATAAACCACGAAAAGAATGGAACCTTTTATTGAGTCTGTGACTGCAGTTTTGTGCAGTTGTCCCAACAATTAAACTGGAAATGTTTCACAAATAAACAGAGAATCTGACTCGTCGCTTTCAAGAGTAAATTGAAAGAAATAGGAAGGACATAAATTTCTGGCAGCTGTAAGTTCTATAACATAAAATCTCCAGAAAGGCAAGTGGACAACATATAACACAAGCACAATTAAGCAGCTTTTCATTCAGTCCAATGAAAATGCTATGAAACAATATAAAACCAAAACTACATGCAACATTAGGTCAAAGATAGCTACATGATTGCCAATAGGATATAGAAACCAACCTTCAACTCTTCCAGAGTGAAGCCACGGAGAGCCCTGACCTTCATGTTATACGTACTTCAATGTCTGTCACGAACAACTGGTAGGAGAGGTCCAGCAGTAGGCCTAGGAAAGATTTTCACAGCTTTGCCGCGAGCTGTGATTTTCTCAGCGGGTGATGTTACAATAATAACAAATTAAATTCACCAAATAATAGATTCATCAATATACAGGAAGAAGCAATATAAGAAAGCCTGGTGCTGGTTCGTTTAACCAGGTCTTGACATTGTTCTGCCGGTGCTTCCTGAAGTGCTCCCCAAGGATAACATTATTGTGCTTCATTACCCATAAAAGTAATCGAATGAATATATAATTCACTCTGTAGAATATGGAGTTGCATTTCACTTTGTATGTGAATAAGCAGGGTTTTGTGTATAAGAATGTCCTTATTAATCTGAATGCACAGTTCAAGCATTTCTGAACTCTATATCCTCAATGAATTAATCTGAAGCTTTCTGTGCATGATTCAACTGTGGAAGCTTTTTGTGCGTGATTCAACTTTGTAAGCAGGGTTTGGTGTATATGAATGTCCTTATTAATCTAAATGCACAGTACACATTTCTCATATCTggaaatttgaaata
This portion of the Rosa chinensis cultivar Old Blush chromosome 1, RchiOBHm-V2, whole genome shotgun sequence genome encodes:
- the LOC112172571 gene encoding bifunctional purple acid phosphatase 26, which encodes MSIYRISNIHYNVTSGYQYPIPDKSTPVYITVGDGGNQEGLAGRFRDPQPEYSAFREASYGHSTLEIHNRTHALYHWNRNDDGNKMATDAFVLHNQYWGTNHRRRKLKKHYARKYIDRVAAY